The Daphnia pulex isolate KAP4 chromosome 3, ASM2113471v1 genome includes a region encoding these proteins:
- the LOC124189721 gene encoding surfeit locus protein 4 homolog, whose amino-acid sequence MAGLSQHPLVSRAEEVADEVLRRTKTILPTLARLCLISTFLEDGIRMYFQWNEQREYMDISWGCGKFLATMFVIINLFGQLGGCFMVLLRWKVDIACALLFGIVCMQTVAYSILWDLQFLFRNLALIGALLLVLAESRQEGKSLFAGVPTLGDNKPKSYLQLTGRILLVFMFATLLRMEFSFMQILQNVVGSVLMLLVTVGYKTKLSALILVVWLTTLNFYLNCWWTIPGYKAMRDFLKYDFFQTLSVIGGLMMVVSLGPGGVSMDEHKKKW is encoded by the exons ATGGCAGGTCTTAGCCAACATCCGCTTGTTTCCAGAGCTGAAGAAGTCGCCGATGAG GTGCTTAGACGGACCAAAACAATTTTGCCCACTTTGGCCAGGTTGTGTCTGATTTCCACTTTCCTCGAAGATGGAATTCGTATGTACTTCCAATGGAACGAACAGAGGGAATACATGGACATCTCCTGGGGATGTGGCAAGTTTTTAGCCACAATGTTTGTAATCATCAACTTGTTTGGACAGCTTGGTGGTTGTTTCATGGTTCTGCTACGTTGGAAAGTTGACATTGCCTGCGCCCTACTTTTTGGAATTGTCTGCATGCAg ACTGTAGCATACAGCATACTATGGGATCTTCAATTTTTGTTCCGAAATTTGGCTTTGATTGGAGCTCTCTTGCTTGTCCTCGCTGAAAGTAGGCAGGAGGGAAAGTCACTTTTTGCTGGTGTTCCCACTCTGGGTGATAACAAACCAAAGAGCTATCTCCAGCTCACTGGCAGAATCTTGTTGGTCTTCATGTTTGCCACTCTTCTCCGAATGGAGTTTTCATTCATGCAG ATCCttcaaaatgttgttggcTCTGTTCTTATGTTGTTGGTCACTGTGGGTTACAAGACAAAGTTGTCTGCGTTGATCTTGGTTGTGTGGCTTACCACCCTAAACTTCTACTTGAACTGCTGGTGGACTATCCCTGGTTACAAGGCCATGCGCGACTTCTTAAAATACGATTTCTTCCAg ACTCTTTCAGTCATCGGCGGATTGATGATGGTCGTTTCATTAGGACCAGGCGGCGTCTCTATGGACGAGCACAAGAAAAAGTGGTAG
- the LOC124189768 gene encoding long-chain-fatty-acid--CoA ligase 4-like, with protein sequence MTSLKPIEKAVLFLIQCIFHLYTIITWPVYFLVQKPWKAKANHNKLKSVALMHGDDFVLHRSVSDISDVHVRFIQDKIDTMEKVFRFAVRQHGQKAAVGTREILAEEDEIQPNGRIFKKFVLGSYQWRTFTQMDNEAESFGRGLRELGINAKENVVLFAETRAEWLIASNGCMKQNMPLVTLYATLGEDALIHGINETEVSCVVTSQELLPKFRNILPCTPNVTVLVVFEDAIKPLDLSGYGDVVKILPYREVIRLGEMSSKTGLLPKPEDTAFVMYTSGSTGPPKGVLMSHENVMSSMLAYTNVAVIFESDVYMAYLPLAHVLELIGESMCMLYGIPIGYSNPLTMTDNSSKIKRGSKGDASVLKPTIIACVPLILDRIYKSIQEKVESGSAVKKSLFNLAMQYKLDWFQRGYDTPIINSVLFRPVRAILGGRIRFILAGGAPLAPETHRCLRAALCCPVLQGYGLTETCSATTMMDFYDRSTGITGGPLSCCDIKLVNWDEGNYRVTDRPYPRGEIHVGGPNVAVGYFKQPEKTKEEFYEENGRRWFRTGDIGEFRPEGNLQIVDRKKDLVKLQYGEYVSLGKVESELKTCSLIDNVCVYADPTKLFVVALVMPNPDHLKSISMKSGISWNNIEDICLNSQMEKVYLTEIQKHGLKCRLEKFEIPQAIKLISEIWTPDMGLVTAAFKLKRKNIQDRYQLLIDRMYS encoded by the exons ATGACAAG CCTAAAGCCTATTGAAAAGGCAGTATTGTTCCTTATCCAGTGTATATTCCATTTATACACAATCATCACATGGCCAGTCTATTTTCTAGTCCAAAAGCCGTGGAAAGCTAAAGCTAATCACAACAAgttaaaa TCAGTGGCGTTAATGCATGgagatgattttgttttgcataGAAGTGTGTCTGACATCAGTGATGTACATGTTAGATTTATACAAGATAAGATTGACACAATGGAAAAAGTCTTCAGGTTTGCTGTTCGTCAGCACGGTCAGAAAGCAGCAGTTGGTACAAGAGAAATTTTGGCTGAAGAAGATGAGATTCAACCCAATGgcagaattttcaaaaag TTTGTGTTAGGAAGTTATCAGTGGAGAACTTTCACTCAAATGGATAATGAAGCAGAAAGCTTTGGCCGTGGTCTTAGAGAATTGGGTATCAATGCTAAAGAGAATGTTGTTTTATTCGCCGAAACTCGAGCCGAATGGCTTATAGCTTCAAACGGCTGTATGAAGCAAAATATGCCTCTTGTTACTTTGTATGCAACTCTTGGAGAAGATGCCTTGATCCATGGCATCAATGAAACTGAAGTTTCATGCGTCGTTACGTCTCAGGAATTATTGCCGAAATTCAGGAACATTCTACCCTGCACACCAAACGTCACCGTTCtg GTTGTATTTGAGGACGCAATAAAACCGTTAGATTTATCTGGATACGGGGATGTCGTAAAAATCCTTCCCTATCGCGAAGTTATTAGGCTAGGAGAGATGTCAAGCAAAACAGGTTTATTGCCTAAACCTGAGGACACAGCTTTCGTCATGTACACCAGCGGCTCCACAG GTCCGCCGAAAGGAGTGCTAATGAGTCATGAAAATGTAATGAGCTCCATGTTAGCTTACACTAATGTTGCCGTTATTTTCGAAAGTGACGTTTACATGGCATATCTTCCACTGGCCCATGTTCTTGAACTAATTGGAG AGAGTATGTGTATGCTATATGGGATTCCAATTGGTTACTCCAACCCTTTAACAATGACCGATAACTCAAGTAAGATTAAACGAGGAAGCAAAGGTGATGCATCAGTGTTAAAACCGACTATAATTGCCTGCGTTCCACTCATCCTCGACCGTATTTACAAAAGCATtcaagaaaaagtagaaagtGGTTCTGCTGTGAAAAAATCCCTCTTCAATCTGGCTATGCAATACAAGCTTGATTGGTTTCAGCGTGGATACGACACACCTATTATCAATTC CGTGTTGTTTCGGCCAGTTCGAGCCATTTTAGGAGGTCGAATACGATTTATTTTGGCTGGTGGTGCTCCACTTGCCCCTGAAACTCACAGATGCTTGCGAGCTGCTCTTTGCTGTCCTGTCCTGCAGGGATATGGACTGACGGAAACGTGCTCAGCAACTACTATGATGGATTTTTATGACCGATCGACTG GTATAACTGGAGGGCCGTTAAGTTGCTGTGATATAAAACTAGTGAACTGGGATGAAGGCAACTACAGAGTGACAGATCGCCCTTATCCTCGTGGTGAGATTCATGTTGGTGGACCCAATGTTGCGGTTGGATATTTCaaacaaccagaaaaaactaaagaagagttttacgaagaaaatggaagacgTTGGTTTCGTACTGGAGATATTGGTGAATTCAGACCAGAAGGAAACTTACAA ATTGTTGATCGCAAAAAGGATTTGGTCAAACTGCAATATGGAGAGTATGTATCTTTGGGTAAGGTCGAGTCTGAACTGAAAACTTGTTCCTTAATAGACAATGTATGCGTCTATGCCGATCCTACTAagctgtttgttgttgcattag ttaTGCCGAATCCAGACCACTTGAAGTCAATTTCCATGAAAA gcGGCATTTCGTGGAACAATATTGAAGACATTTGCCTTAATAGTCAGATGGAAAAAGTGTATCTTACTGAAATTCAAAAGCATGGTTTGAAATGTCGACTAGAAAAGTTTGAAATACCACAAGCTATCAAACTAATCAGTGAAATTTGGACACCAGACAtg ggGCTTGTCACCGCCGcttttaagttaaaaagaaaaaacatccaAGACCGATATCAGTTGCTGATCGATCGAATGTATTCCTAA
- the LOC124189769 gene encoding uncharacterized protein LOC124189769 produces the protein MELSNNYEELTFFQRYDENVLSEFIEIAYEYLVNKNKHKSYSNAALKLNVECFAIEKLIGKLSELLLESAKLTITEAEFVSNLQPILFDKVHLLWKQVCLKRNLLKEMLTKTEINYAHFSSLNWRLENTIASKSLESCENTNFLMEIQLKNRDDKEQRHFITDIPNIFHFTNVLESALNETKTSHIRRGPTSN, from the exons ATGGAATTATCCAACAATTATGAGGAACTAACTTTCTTTCAACGTTACGATGAGAATG TACTGAGTGAATTCATCGAAATTGCCTACGAGTAtttagtaaataaaaacaaacataaatcATACTCAAATGCTGCAT TGAAGTTGAATGTTGAATGTtttgcaattgaaaaattgattggaaAGTTATCAGAGCTTCTATTGGAGAGTGCTAAGCTTACAATTACTGAAGCAGAATTTGTGAGCAATTTGCAACCTATTCTGTTTGATAAAGTGCATTTGTTATGGAAACAAGTTTGTTTGAAGAGAAATTTGCTTAAAGAAATGCTGACAAAAACCGAAATTAATTATGCTCATTTCTCATCTTTGAACTGGAGACTTGAAAACACT ATTGCATCAAAATCACTGGAGTCTTgtgaaaacacaaattttttaatggagATTCAGTTGAAAAACAGAGACGATAAAGAACAACGTCATTTTATTACCGACATTCCTAACATCTTTCATTTTACTAATGTACTGGAGAGTGCcttgaatgaaacaaaaactagTCACATTCGCAGAGGTCCAACATCTAACTGA
- the LOC124189720 gene encoding uncharacterized protein LOC124189720 has protein sequence MRLFSSRQGAKATMQHRGMVICSIWTTVFLLASVVSGIPVEEGFLQINKEVPNSPQESSPERDVDVEELHSLEHSLDSSNKNSEIMNPATDFPGQVNRHASQLKTADEEKRSPDSKSDFVLSDFTSSSDTPRDMAEYIFWTGDETSVTNAIKDFINQGLISVEDGQEFMEQVRYDLQRIQFRYGTDDNKAANSEVLSETTKYMTKEDEEDTESRQLSELVAPPANKVAEIEKPHEGEIVVTSYRLNPKSAIEPVHQAPTTVTVQKDEEINQLKDDIKMRGTLATDVKEEHLNEANIVDILSNEYSLEEILYQLARILFSQSLSQAGHPEAEEALKKFADFLEKESKEGKMSPQLQKKVLDVLLMSLFDSMADHQHIATQPPAKLSTMEHVLIANKDKH, from the exons ATGCGGCTATTTTCGTCCCGACAGGGAGCCAAGGCTACGATGCAGCATCGAGGAATGGTGATTTGCTCCATTTGGACAACAGTCTTCTTGCTGGCTTCGGTCGTTTCTGGCATTCCCGTCGAGGAAGGATTCCTGCAGATAAATAAAG AGGTACCAAATTCACCACAAGAATCTTCGCCCGAG AGGGACGTGGATGTTGAAGAGTTGCACAGCCTGGAGCACAGCCTGGACTCGAGCAACAAGAATTCCGAAATTATGAACCCGGCGACTGATTTCCCTGGCCAAGTGAATCGCCATGCGTCTCAGTTGAAAACGGCCGACGAAGAGAAGCGCTCGCCGGATAGCAAGAGTGATTTCGTTCTCAGTGATTTCACTTCCAGCAGTGATACCCCTCGTGATATGGCCGAGTACATTTTCTGGACGGGAGACGAAACCAGCGTGACTAACGCCATCAAAGATTTTATTAATCAAGGACTG ATAAGTGTAGAAGACGGCCAGGAATTCATGGAACAAGTGCGATACGATTTGCAGCGAATCCAGTTTCGTTACGGCACCGACGACAATAAGGCCGCCAACTCCGAAGTTCTGTCTGAAACTACCAAATACATGACCAAGGAAGACGAGGAGGATACCGAGAGCCGCCAATTATCCGAGTTAGTGGCACCACCAGCAAATAAGGTTGCGGAAATCGAGAAGCCGCACGAAGGAGAGATCGTCGTGACCAGCTATCGTCTAAACCCTAAATCCGCAATCGAGCCGGTTCATCAAGCACCAACAACTGTAACCGTTCAAAAA GATGAAGAGATTAATCAGCTAAAGGATGATATCAAAATGCGTGGAACATTAGCTACCGACGTCAAAGAAGAACATTTGAACGAAGCGAATATTGTTGATATCCTGAGTAACGAGTATTCCCTTGAAGAGATTCTTTATCAACTCGctcgaattcttttttcgcAGAGCCTTAGTCAAG CTGGTCACCCAGAAGCGGAAGAAGCACTCAAGAAATTCGCTGATTTCCTTGAAAAAGAATccaaggaaggaaaaatgtCACCACAGCTGCAGAAAAAGGTTCTGGACGTCTTACTGATGTCTCTCTTTGATTCAATGGCAGACCATCAACACATTGCCACTCAACCGCCGGCGAAACTTTCCACGATGGAACACGTCCTAATAGCTAATAAGGACAAACATTAG